From Paenibacillus sp. PvR098:
TAAACGGCGTTTTGTTTTTCAATTTGGTCAGTACACATGGAATCCCGCAAAAGGCGGCGGCTGTTGAATGGGCGACATCGACATCCGGAATCGGCGTATTTAATATATTTAGAAAGCGGTAAACCCAACCCAAGCTCTGAATCAGACCATAAATATCGGGCCTGGCCAGCTGGCTGTCTTTGGCCGCCACATATTCCAGTACAATACGTTTGTACGTTTCCCATGCCTCTTCCGATTTAAAGCTGACTTTGTATTCGTAATACTGAAAATACAGATGAAGATCCAGCATCACTTTAGCCAGCCGTTTGGGATTTTTGACCGGACGTATAATTTCTTTGATCAGCTCTTCAAATAAGGGAATAAAATATTTATTTATATTGTTCGAAGTGGTTCGTTTCTTTGCCATGAAGGTTTGAGAAAAAGGGGTCGATAAATGCTCGCTTGGTTCCTCTGTCCCCCATAACGGCATCTTGATTAATGTAGTAGACTCAGGCAATTCAAACTTTTGTGTGACAAACGGATCCATTAACACGCTGTAAATGACATAGTCAACCGCTTCACTCCGCTTAACAAGAAGATCACACCATGTACTCACTCCGCCCTGATGGAACGGATAGGTTCCTTCTGTCGTTAACATGACCTTCAACTTGTTGTTCATCATGGTGCATAATCCCCTGTGTAGCTGACCAACGACACATCAATCACACCGTCTATGGAAGACAGCTCCTTAATAAACTGTGTATTATCATCCTTGATATTCATCTCGACCACTAGTTCAGTGTGAGCTTTGCGAACAGTCTTGGACTTCAGCGTATGCTTCAGCCTGGTTACATGGTAATTGACGGCGTAATCCGCCTCCTCTGTGAAATGCACAATCAGGAGGTAGCTTTCCCCTTTAAGCTTATATTTTGACAGAATATATACCGTGAGTCCAATCAACAGACAACCCATGATCGCCGCAGGATATATTTTTGCTCCTATGGCGATTCCGGACGATATGGCCCAGAACATAAACATGATATCCAGGGGATCTTTAATCGCCGTCCGAAAACGAACAATACTTAGAGCCCCTACCATTCCCAAAGACAATATAATGTTTGTGCTAATCGTCATGATGATCATGGAAGTGATCATGGTCATTAATACCAACGTGACATTAAAGCTGTGATTATACACGACGCCGCGAAAACATTTTTTGTAAATATAATAAATAAACAGGCCAATAAGTAGTGAAATGAACAGCGCAACAGCGATATCCAAAATCGTAAGCGCAGCCTGCTCCGAAAAATAACGTTGAAGAAAAACCTCATCAAATATGCCCTCGAACGTAATTCTTTCCCCCATGTTTAGCGTTCCTTTCTGATGATCCAGCTTACCTTACAGGTGCTGATGCTCTTTCATAAAATGCCTGCAAAGCACGTATTTGGAAATCGCCGTTCGTAGTGAGCCATGGAAATCAAGAAGC
This genomic window contains:
- a CDS encoding DUF4956 domain-containing protein translates to MGERITFEGIFDEVFLQRYFSEQAALTILDIAVALFISLLIGLFIYYIYKKCFRGVVYNHSFNVTLVLMTMITSMIIMTISTNIILSLGMVGALSIVRFRTAIKDPLDIMFMFWAISSGIAIGAKIYPAAIMGCLLIGLTVYILSKYKLKGESYLLIVHFTEEADYAVNYHVTRLKHTLKSKTVRKAHTELVVEMNIKDDNTQFIKELSSIDGVIDVSLVSYTGDYAP